A single window of Magnetococcus marinus MC-1 DNA harbors:
- a CDS encoding ATP-binding protein, translating into MSGLPIISADQRMAEQRGIKGVILGPSGIGKTSLLWSVDPSSTLFFDLEAGDLAVEGWPGDTIRPRTWDECRNFAVFIGGPNPALRDDQHYSQAHYNAVLQKYGDPGVMAKYQSIFVDSITVAGRLCFQWCKGQPQAFSEKTGKPDLRGAYGLHGQEMIAWITHLQHTRGKNVWFVGILDEKTDDFNRRYYTPQIEGSKTGLELPGIVDQVISMVEVKPEEGPSYRAFICQTLNPWGYPAKDRSGRLTMVEEPHLGRLMEKIHQPGKPAAERLSFARPEKVTEAAPATGAPVDMAMNTGA; encoded by the coding sequence ATGAGCGGCCTCCCCATCATTAGCGCCGACCAGCGCATGGCGGAGCAACGGGGCATCAAGGGGGTAATTCTGGGCCCCAGCGGCATCGGCAAGACCTCGCTGCTATGGTCCGTCGATCCGAGTTCCACCCTGTTCTTCGACCTGGAGGCCGGCGACCTGGCCGTGGAGGGGTGGCCCGGGGATACCATCCGCCCACGCACCTGGGACGAGTGCCGCAACTTTGCAGTGTTCATTGGCGGCCCCAACCCTGCGCTGAGGGATGATCAGCACTACAGTCAGGCGCACTACAACGCTGTTTTACAGAAGTATGGCGACCCCGGGGTCATGGCCAAGTACCAGAGCATTTTCGTGGACAGCATCACCGTGGCTGGGCGGCTCTGCTTCCAATGGTGCAAGGGACAGCCCCAGGCGTTCTCGGAGAAAACCGGAAAACCAGATTTGCGGGGCGCTTACGGGCTGCACGGCCAGGAGATGATCGCCTGGATCACCCACCTCCAGCATACCCGGGGCAAGAACGTCTGGTTCGTCGGCATCCTTGATGAGAAGACCGACGACTTCAATCGGCGTTACTACACCCCGCAGATTGAAGGATCAAAAACCGGTCTGGAACTGCCCGGTATTGTAGATCAGGTGATCAGCATGGTGGAGGTCAAACCCGAGGAGGGTCCGTCTTATCGAGCCTTCATCTGCCAGACACTCAATCCATGGGGATACCCGGCTAAAGACAGAAGTGGTCGCCTCACCATGGTGGAGGAGCCCCATCTGGGTCGCCTCATGGAGAAAATACATCAACCCGGCAAACCGGCAGCGGAAAGGCTTAGCTTCGCCCGCCCTGAGAAAGTGACCGAAGCCGCCCCCGCCACCGGCGCCCCCGTCGACATGGCAATGAACACAGGAGCATGA
- a CDS encoding sigma-70 family RNA polymerase sigma factor — protein MLSNNSYNGLDPQAIKLIRYKANQLAEMPCFRAWDAEDVEQELAIASHLSESNFDADLSTKRTFLNKVIQNRCATMVNKASAPHRFPGDDSLSWETLTDLDREGAIGHVGSLEGPDAVELRLDFHHHYQRLPDMQKRLCNLLPYYGTHVLSKKMGCSKTTLYRHIADLRRSFCQFGFPKKTRPRGTISTRAEYISDKGVRHKKHTTQTGGQGHGSGN, from the coding sequence ATGTTATCCAACAACAGCTACAACGGCCTGGATCCGCAAGCGATCAAGCTGATCCGCTACAAGGCCAATCAATTGGCAGAGATGCCCTGCTTCAGAGCTTGGGACGCAGAAGATGTCGAGCAGGAACTGGCAATCGCATCTCATCTGAGTGAATCAAATTTTGATGCCGATCTCAGCACCAAACGGACATTCCTGAACAAGGTGATACAAAACCGCTGCGCAACCATGGTGAACAAGGCATCTGCCCCTCACCGATTCCCAGGTGATGACTCACTCTCGTGGGAGACCCTGACCGATCTGGATCGTGAAGGGGCTATCGGTCATGTGGGAAGCCTCGAGGGTCCAGATGCGGTAGAGCTTCGCCTCGATTTTCACCATCACTATCAGCGCCTACCCGATATGCAGAAGCGTCTGTGCAATCTGCTTCCCTATTACGGTACCCACGTGCTTTCAAAAAAGATGGGGTGCAGTAAAACCACATTATATCGGCATATTGCCGACCTGAGACGCTCGTTCTGTCAGTTTGGTTTTCCAAAAAAAACGCGGCCTCGTGGGACGATTTCAACAAGAGCTGAGTATATATCAGATAAGGGGGTGCGTCACAAAAAACACACCACACAAACGGGGGGACAGGGCCATGGAAGCGGAAATTGA
- a CDS encoding ImmA/IrrE family metallo-endopeptidase, with protein MRVPYLHKADIEAAANELLMSYHYKFGMEEAPPVPVEEILESLLGLALEFDDLDALLNKKGVLGATWVNERRVVINEMLDPTEDPSVEGRYRFTLAHELGHWQLHRHLSFGEDGQTILCRSKSKKDPMEWQADCFAGYLLMPKKDVIRSWEEVFGTHDPYDASEELYNMQSRFDEAGEASEEGLVVDLARDLAEVFQVSGLAMQIRLVDMGLLKLR; from the coding sequence ATGAGGGTTCCCTATCTTCATAAGGCGGATATTGAGGCGGCAGCCAATGAGCTGCTTATGAGCTACCATTACAAGTTTGGAATGGAAGAGGCTCCGCCTGTGCCTGTAGAGGAAATCCTGGAATCCTTGTTGGGGTTGGCTTTGGAGTTTGACGATCTTGATGCCCTGCTTAATAAAAAGGGGGTGCTGGGTGCGACTTGGGTGAATGAGCGTCGTGTGGTGATCAATGAGATGTTGGATCCAACAGAGGATCCATCTGTGGAGGGGCGCTACCGTTTCACTCTGGCCCATGAACTGGGTCACTGGCAGTTGCATCGCCACCTGAGTTTTGGTGAGGATGGGCAGACCATTTTATGCCGTTCGAAATCCAAGAAGGATCCCATGGAGTGGCAGGCGGATTGTTTTGCTGGCTATCTGCTGATGCCCAAGAAGGATGTGATCCGTTCATGGGAAGAGGTGTTTGGTACCCATGATCCCTATGACGCATCGGAAGAGCTCTACAATATGCAGAGCCGCTTTGATGAGGCTGGTGAAGCGTCAGAGGAGGGGTTAGTGGTTGATCTGGCCAGGGATCTGGCCGAAGTGTTTCAGGTATCCGGTTTGGCGATGCAGATTCGCCTCGTTGATATGGGGTTGCTGAAGCTGCGATAG
- a CDS encoding helix-turn-helix domain-containing protein, producing the protein MPGNPQFGMFIRSMREEKKKRDPAYSLRKFAEAAGISATFMSKVENGEFDPPAPDKIKKMAELLEVNSDELLAMAGKVDPDLSGIIRDQPRAMADFLRTARDLNLGRKEIEALTDKLRAERCLDPSEE; encoded by the coding sequence ATGCCAGGCAACCCGCAGTTCGGAATGTTCATTAGAAGCATGCGTGAGGAGAAGAAAAAGCGAGACCCCGCTTACTCCTTACGCAAGTTTGCAGAAGCCGCTGGAATCAGCGCCACCTTTATGAGCAAGGTGGAGAATGGTGAATTTGATCCGCCTGCACCGGATAAAATCAAAAAGATGGCGGAGCTTCTGGAGGTTAATTCTGATGAGCTCCTGGCAATGGCCGGGAAGGTAGATCCTGACCTGTCGGGTATTATTCGTGATCAGCCCAGAGCGATGGCAGACTTTTTAAGGACTGCACGAGATCTGAATCTTGGCCGAAAAGAGATAGAGGCGTTAACAGATAAGCTTCGTGCAGAGCGATGCCTGGATCCAAGCGAGGAGTAG
- the tnpC gene encoding IS66 family transposase — MKTLPKTLPDDPAALREIILSLQAENVFLQDKSKRMEHEAQLLREKLNILIAKRFGRSSEKSDPRQLGLFDEAEVTAAEEPEEDAEEIQVPAHSRKAKSKGRKPLPEWLPRVDILHELPESALVCGLDGHHLVEIGRETSEQLDIIPAKVQVLRHIQIKYGCPHCKQGVKTAPAPKRPIPKALATAALLAHVAVSKYADGLPLYRQGSILTRAGIAVCRTTLANWMIQCGQLVQPLINLMRDKMLDYDILQMDETTVQVLKEKDKVAASNSYMWVQRGGPPGSPVILFDYDPTRGAEVPKRLLAGYKGWLQTDGYAGYLGVGAQEDVILMGCFAHARRQFDEAIKALGKSKKGKMGKAGQALSLIRKLYAVEKDLREEEATPERRYKVRQERSRPIIDELKTWLEDNRAGVLPKSKLGEAMGYLTNQWSSLIRYLDDGRLEIDNNRAENAIRPFVIGRKNWLFSNSVRGARASANLYSLIETAKANGWEPFEYFTKVFEGLATAQTVDEFDLLLPWNLKSAAEPTG; from the coding sequence ATGAAAACGCTACCAAAGACACTCCCTGATGACCCTGCCGCTTTGCGGGAAATAATACTTTCCTTGCAGGCTGAAAATGTCTTTTTACAGGACAAAAGCAAGCGTATGGAGCATGAAGCCCAGCTTCTGAGGGAGAAGCTGAATATTCTCATTGCCAAGCGGTTTGGGCGTTCCAGTGAGAAGAGCGATCCCCGCCAGTTGGGTCTGTTCGATGAGGCAGAAGTGACGGCTGCCGAGGAACCTGAAGAGGATGCCGAAGAGATCCAGGTTCCTGCCCATAGCCGCAAAGCGAAGTCCAAAGGACGCAAGCCGTTACCAGAGTGGTTGCCTCGGGTAGATATCCTTCATGAGCTGCCTGAGTCGGCATTGGTTTGTGGCCTGGATGGTCACCATTTGGTCGAGATTGGCCGTGAGACCAGCGAGCAACTGGATATTATTCCGGCCAAGGTGCAGGTGTTGCGGCACATCCAGATCAAATATGGCTGTCCTCATTGCAAACAGGGCGTGAAGACGGCCCCTGCACCCAAACGTCCCATTCCCAAGGCGTTGGCTACAGCTGCTCTATTGGCCCATGTGGCGGTATCCAAGTATGCCGATGGGTTACCGCTCTATCGACAGGGCTCCATTCTGACCCGTGCAGGGATTGCTGTCTGTCGAACCACGCTGGCCAATTGGATGATCCAGTGCGGCCAACTGGTGCAGCCGTTGATCAATCTGATGCGGGACAAGATGCTGGATTACGATATCCTGCAGATGGATGAAACAACGGTTCAAGTGCTTAAGGAAAAAGATAAAGTTGCAGCCAGTAACTCCTATATGTGGGTACAGCGAGGTGGTCCTCCGGGTAGTCCGGTGATTTTGTTTGATTACGATCCCACACGCGGTGCCGAGGTTCCGAAACGGCTGTTGGCGGGCTATAAAGGCTGGCTGCAAACGGATGGGTATGCAGGTTATCTGGGTGTGGGTGCGCAGGAAGATGTGATCCTGATGGGGTGTTTTGCGCATGCCCGTCGTCAATTTGACGAGGCGATCAAAGCGTTGGGAAAATCCAAAAAAGGCAAGATGGGCAAGGCTGGGCAGGCACTGTCGCTGATCCGGAAACTGTACGCAGTGGAAAAAGATCTGCGTGAGGAAGAGGCTACTCCAGAGCGACGTTACAAGGTGCGCCAGGAGCGTTCCCGCCCCATTATCGATGAGTTAAAAACCTGGCTGGAAGATAATCGAGCAGGGGTGTTACCGAAAAGCAAACTCGGCGAAGCGATGGGATATCTGACCAATCAGTGGTCCTCTCTGATTCGATATTTGGATGATGGACGCCTGGAAATTGACAACAATAGAGCCGAGAATGCCATTCGCCCCTTTGTGATTGGCAGGAAAAATTGGCTCTTCAGCAACTCTGTTCGAGGTGCAAGGGCCTCGGCAAACCTCTACAGTTTGATCGAAACGGCCAAAGCCAATGGTTGGGAGCCCTTCGAGTATTTTACAAAGGTCTTTGAGGGCCTCGCCACAGCGCAAACCGTGGATGAGTTCGACCTGTTGCTCCCGTGGAATTTGAAATCTGCTGCTGAACCGACAGGGTAG
- the tnpB gene encoding IS66 family insertion sequence element accessory protein TnpB (TnpB, as the term is used for proteins encoded by IS66 family insertion elements, is considered an accessory protein, since TnpC, encoded by a neighboring gene, is a DDE family transposase.) — protein sequence MMRPSPDISVVHLCLEPVDFRKGINGLAALVEAELELNPFDEALFVFRNRSLDKVKILYWEQNGFCLWQKRLEKDRFHWLRQGGTAEIQITGRQLNWLLDGYNLAAMKGHNKLHFSSIV from the coding sequence ATGATGCGCCCATCGCCGGATATTTCTGTCGTCCATCTCTGTTTGGAGCCGGTGGATTTCAGGAAGGGGATCAACGGACTGGCTGCATTGGTGGAGGCAGAACTGGAATTGAATCCCTTTGATGAGGCTCTGTTCGTGTTTCGCAATCGATCATTGGACAAGGTGAAAATCCTTTATTGGGAACAGAATGGGTTCTGTCTGTGGCAAAAGCGGCTGGAAAAGGACCGATTTCACTGGTTGCGTCAGGGAGGTACCGCCGAAATCCAGATCACGGGGCGGCAGCTGAATTGGCTACTTGATGGCTACAACCTAGCGGCAATGAAGGGCCACAATAAACTGCATTTTTCTTCGATTGTATAG
- the tnpA gene encoding IS66 family insertion sequence element accessory protein TnpA, translating to MTDKSIDGSGLSEKQQYWLAHLHTCRLEAGTIKGYAEANGLSLPSLYFWKRKLTQMGFLEESGSGKRRFQRLELSSTSPAGVCRIQFPNGMTVEWSGNGGESLLSVLRSVAAL from the coding sequence ATGACGGACAAATCAATCGACGGATCTGGGTTGAGCGAGAAGCAGCAGTACTGGCTTGCTCATTTGCATACTTGCCGTTTGGAAGCTGGTACCATTAAGGGGTATGCCGAAGCCAATGGTCTGAGCCTTCCATCGTTGTACTTTTGGAAGCGCAAGCTGACGCAAATGGGGTTTCTAGAAGAGTCAGGATCGGGCAAGCGACGTTTTCAGCGATTGGAATTGAGTTCGACGTCTCCAGCAGGGGTCTGCCGGATTCAGTTCCCAAATGGTATGACGGTGGAGTGGTCAGGGAATGGTGGCGAGAGCTTGCTCTCTGTCCTGCGATCTGTGGCAGCCTTGTGA
- a CDS encoding DUF2924 domain-containing protein produces MTSDVLKRVAALPEKSTDELKEMWQNLCKSSAPPYNRTYLIRGLAYRIQELAWGGLSETTKAKLEALAAEEKTMDRTPNPIRNDGLPVAGTRLVREWKGVEHSCTVLDDGFEYQGRKFKSLSAAARAVTGTRWNGKIFWLGGKK; encoded by the coding sequence ATGACCAGTGACGTTTTGAAGCGGGTGGCTGCGCTGCCTGAGAAGTCCACCGATGAGCTCAAGGAGATGTGGCAGAACCTCTGTAAGAGCAGTGCCCCACCTTATAACCGCACCTATCTGATCCGGGGGTTGGCTTACCGCATCCAGGAGCTGGCTTGGGGCGGACTGTCCGAAACTACCAAGGCCAAACTGGAGGCACTGGCTGCTGAAGAGAAGACCATGGACCGAACCCCCAACCCCATACGCAATGACGGCCTGCCGGTGGCTGGCACACGGTTGGTAAGAGAGTGGAAGGGAGTCGAACACAGCTGCACGGTGCTGGATGACGGCTTTGAATACCAGGGGCGCAAGTTCAAGAGCCTCTCCGCAGCGGCCCGGGCCGTTACTGGCACCCGGTGGAACGGGAAAATTTTCTGGCTTGGAGGTAAGAAATGA
- a CDS encoding recombinase family protein yields the protein MKNKPTKKIRCAIYTRKSTEEGLEQQFNSLDAQRESCESYIISQKAEGWTLVPDHYSDGGFSGGNMNRPALNQLLNDIKAGRIDCVCVYKIDRLSRSLVDFTKMVELFDQHNVTFVSITQSFNTTTSMGRLTLNVLLSFAQFEREVASERIRDKLAASRKKGMWMGGHPPLGYDVENRKLVINQKEADLVRHIYDRFAKTGSTTLLVKELAEQGLHTKSYTAKTGRVREGKPIDKGYLYRILGNLTYLGEVVTKGETYPGEHDPIITLRQWEKAQSVLNQNKRPRSTKTRADTPFPLKGIITCEHCGRAMTTTYTRKKGKMYRYYTCTTAIKKSYDACPMGNIAAGEIEELVLCHIENMIRSPELVAKTWQTANDTAESNCTENSIITTLQNLEPVWEELFPLEQARLLQLLVRKVMLSNEQLQVHLRVEGLTSLVDELNTQEAA from the coding sequence ATGAAGAATAAACCAACCAAAAAGATCCGCTGCGCCATCTACACCCGCAAGAGCACAGAAGAAGGATTAGAGCAGCAATTCAATAGTTTGGACGCCCAACGCGAAAGCTGCGAGAGCTATATTATTTCCCAGAAAGCAGAGGGTTGGACACTGGTTCCTGACCATTATTCAGATGGCGGATTTTCTGGTGGGAACATGAACCGCCCTGCCCTCAATCAGCTTTTAAACGACATCAAAGCTGGCCGCATTGACTGTGTTTGCGTGTATAAAATAGATAGGCTTTCCCGTTCCTTGGTAGATTTCACCAAGATGGTGGAGCTCTTCGATCAGCACAACGTCACCTTCGTCTCCATCACCCAGAGCTTCAATACCACAACTTCCATGGGGCGGCTCACCCTCAACGTGTTGCTCTCGTTTGCGCAGTTCGAGCGAGAGGTGGCATCCGAGCGGATCCGGGACAAACTGGCGGCTTCCCGTAAAAAGGGCATGTGGATGGGTGGCCACCCTCCCCTGGGCTATGACGTTGAGAACCGCAAACTGGTGATCAATCAGAAGGAGGCGGATCTGGTCCGTCACATCTACGACCGATTCGCCAAAACTGGGTCCACTACCCTGTTGGTAAAAGAGCTTGCTGAACAGGGCCTGCACACCAAGTCCTATACCGCAAAAACAGGGCGGGTCCGTGAAGGCAAGCCTATCGATAAGGGCTATCTCTACCGCATCTTGGGCAACCTCACCTACCTGGGAGAAGTGGTCACCAAAGGGGAGACCTACCCCGGTGAGCACGATCCTATTATCACCCTGCGCCAATGGGAGAAAGCGCAATCAGTATTGAACCAGAACAAGCGGCCCCGCTCAACCAAAACACGCGCCGACACCCCCTTCCCCCTCAAGGGCATCATTACTTGTGAACATTGTGGTCGGGCCATGACCACCACCTACACCCGCAAGAAGGGGAAGATGTACCGCTACTATACCTGCACCACTGCCATCAAGAAAAGCTACGATGCCTGTCCCATGGGCAACATCGCGGCCGGTGAGATCGAGGAACTGGTGCTGTGCCATATCGAGAACATGATCCGCTCACCGGAGTTGGTCGCCAAAACTTGGCAAACTGCCAACGACACCGCAGAGTCCAATTGCACTGAGAATAGCATCATCACTACCCTTCAAAACCTAGAGCCGGTATGGGAGGAGCTCTTCCCTCTTGAACAGGCTAGGCTGCTCCAGCTGCTGGTTAGGAAGGTGATGCTCTCCAATGAACAGCTTCAGGTGCACCTCCGGGTGGAAGGGCTCACCAGTTTGGTAGATGAACTCAACACACAGGAGGCCGCATAA